A DNA window from Siniperca chuatsi isolate FFG_IHB_CAS linkage group LG6, ASM2008510v1, whole genome shotgun sequence contains the following coding sequences:
- the LOC122878302 gene encoding uncharacterized protein LOC122878302 isoform X2, whose amino-acid sequence MGNVLKTGHGFGQTLMTRASVKTWKSEPEVVQEDLLLSELSGLQEVELWRVHWCLSQAVLQDFPPIPPLWLQSAQSDHAISITKTMLKCYHEEGALTMLAAVLTMIGRDDRVCHLHHTADPPRPRLTPKRDPDFVKTQRRKLISMMQWPDAVLDALQDYRILNTANREAVDIYAVRRDKNRALVDLVLRKGDEAQEAFYQALSQSEPFLLQELEDDPILDKNPSETSVLTEMLELLVSDELRSFQWLVSDHMTGGSRPCVGGEQLERADRPTTQRLLRQHFGPKQAERVAKDVLLKIVPTLTVCLRGDAVISQSSSDIRVETNADTVVEITPEVLDDGNMFRLRCWKSGVFRCSVTGLQLEGFGDVVYETVPWDVNFLSSKGLRPAGPLFRFTKLTGSFHRLHLPHCQLLSDGGQHFLSVAHVTGDSVDFITPGQVTEDHAIVDVSGFSCFGLVMSAAPGTAIRGIVLLFSVLNDCSLFVLLLPRNVCIAQVMKEWKRRIRAEYVETIHDCELIPNQTYKLSGEPVTFIQPESSKFVNFSDYNNFLPSFQVQLAAGVRRVELQLMSHVAPLRLIGWLFGSTESVVWSQVVHLRVCVSESDVTLLLLNTLNSLTSEDLKTFQRLLSLQTDPIPVSRLEAADRTRTVDLMVQQYHAEGAKEVTEKILRTLNYNQLADDLQRNSSI is encoded by the exons ATGGGTAATGTGTTGAAGACGGGTCATGGCTTTGGTCAGACCTTGATGACACGAGCGAGTGTTAAGACCTGGAAGAGCGAACCGGAGGTGGTGCAGGAGGACCTGCTGCTGTCTGAGCTGTCGGGGCTGCAGGAGGTGGAGCTGTGGAGGGTCCACTGGTGTCTCAGTCAGGCCGTCCTGCAGGACTTCCCCCCCATCCCCCCACTCTGGCTCCAGTCCGCCCAGTCCGACCACGCCATCAGCATCACCAAAACCATGCTGAAGTGTTACCATGAGGAGGGGGCGCTGACGATGTTGGCGGCGGTCCTGACAATGATCGGCCGAGACGATCGGGTCTGCCACCTCCACCACACCGCAGACCCACCAAGACCTAGACTGACTCCAAAACGTGATCCAGACTTTGTGAAAACTCAGCGCCGGAAGCTGATCAGCATGATGCAGTGGCCAGATGCCGTCCTGGATGCCCTGCAGGACTACAGGATCCTGAACACTGCTAACAGGGAGGCCGTCGACATCTATGCAGTCCGCCGGGACAAAAACCGGGCTCTGGTGGACCTGGTTCTGAGGAAGGGGGACGAAGCCCAGGAGGCGTTCTACCAGGCCCTCAGCCAATCGGAGCCGTTCTTACTGCAGGAGCTGGAAGATGATCCAATCCTGGACAAG AATCCCTCAGAGACGTCTGTCCTCACAGAGATGCTGGAGCTTCTGGTCTCAGACGAGCTCCGGTCTTTCCAGTGGTTGGTCAGTGATCACATGACTGGAGGAAGTCGCCCTTGCGTTGGTGGAGAGCAGCTGGAGCGCGCGGACAGGCCGACAACGCAGAGACTTCTGCGACAACACTTCGGACCCAAACAGGCGGAGAGGGTCGCAAAGGACGTCCTGCTGAAGATCGTCCCGACGCTCA CTGTTTGTCTTCGGGGAGACGCAGTGATCTCACAGAGCTCGTCAGACATCAGAGTGGAGACAAACGCAGACACAGTG GTTGAGATCACACCGGAAGTCCTCGACGACGGCAACATGTTCAG GTTGCGTTGCTGGAAGTCCGGTGTTTTCCGCTGCAGTGTGACTGGTCTGCAGTTGGAGGGTTTCGGGGACGTGGTCTATGAGACGGTTCCCTGGGACGTGAACTTCCTGTCTTCTAAAGGTCTGAGGCCGGCCGGGCCGCTGTTCAGGTTCACCAAGCTGACAGGAAGTTTCCACCGACTCCACCTGCCGCACTGCCAGCTGCTCTCAG ATGGCGGTCAGCACTTCCTGTCTGTAGCCCACGTCACTGGGGACAGCGTGGACTTCATCACTCCTGGTCAGGTGACGGAGGATCACGCGATCGTCGACGTCTCAGGCTTCTCGTGCTTTGGACTGGTGATGTCGGCGGCGCCCGGCACTGCGATCAGGGGCATCGTGCTGCTCTTCTCTGTGCTGAACGACTGCTCGCTGTTCGTCCTGCTGCTGCCCAGGAACGTCTGCATCGCTCAG GTGATGAAGGAGTGGAAGCGACGGATCAGAGCCGAGTATGTGGAAACAATACACGACTGTGAGCTTATCCCAAATCAGACGTACAAACTGAGTGGAGAGCCTGTCACTTTCATCCAGCCAGAG AGTTCAAAGTTCGTGAACTTCAGCGACTACAACAACTTCCTGCCGTCGTTTCAGGTGCAGCTGGCGGCCGGCGTCAGGAGggtggagctgcagctgatGAGTCATGTGGCTCCGCTCcgtctgattggctggctgtTCGGCTCCACGGAGTCTGTGGTGTGGAGCCAAGTCGTCCATCTGAGAG TCTGTGTCTCAGAGTCGGATGTGACCCTCCTGCTGCTCAACACGCTGAACTCACTCACGTCGGAGGATTTAAAAACCTTCCAGCGTCTCCTGAGTCTGCAGACTGATCCGATCCCCGTCAGCCGGCTGGAGGCAGCAGACAGGACCAGAACCGTGGACTTGATGGTCCAGCAGTACCACGCTGAGGGGGCCAAGGAGGTCACTGAGAAGATCCTGAGGACATTGAACTACAACCAGCTGGCTGACGACCTGCAGAGGAACTCATCGATCTGa
- the LOC122878302 gene encoding uncharacterized protein LOC122878302 isoform X1, which translates to MGNVLKTGHGFGQTLMTRASVKTWKSEPEVVQEDLLLSELSGLQEVELWRVHWCLSQAVLQDFPPIPPLWLQSAQSDHAISITKTMLKCYHEEGALTMLAAVLTMIGRDDRVCHLHHTADPPRPRLTPKRDPDFVKTQRRKLISMMQWPDAVLDALQDYRILNTANREAVDIYAVRRDKNRALVDLVLRKGDEAQEAFYQALSQSEPFLLQELEDDPILDKNPSETSVLTEMLELLVSDELRSFQWLVSDHMTGGSRPCVGGEQLERADRPTTQRLLRQHFGPKQAERVAKDVLLKIVPTLTVCLRGDAVISQSSSDIRVETNADTVVEITPEVLDDGNMFRLRCWKSGVFRCSVTGLQLEGFGDVVYETVPWDVNFLSSKGLRPAGPLFRFTKLTGSFHRLHLPHCQLLSDGGQHFLSVAHVTGDSVDFITPGQVTEDHAIVDVSGFSCFGLVMSAAPGTAIRGIVLLFSVLNDCSLFVLLLPRNVCIAQVMKEWKRRIRAEYVETIHDCELIPNQTYKLSGEPVTFIQPESSKFVNFSDYNNFLPSFQVQLAAGVRRVELQLMSHVAPLRLIGWLFGSTESVVWSQVVHLRAAALCTEVCVSESDVTLLLLNTLNSLTSEDLKTFQRLLSLQTDPIPVSRLEAADRTRTVDLMVQQYHAEGAKEVTEKILRTLNYNQLADDLQRNSSI; encoded by the exons ATGGGTAATGTGTTGAAGACGGGTCATGGCTTTGGTCAGACCTTGATGACACGAGCGAGTGTTAAGACCTGGAAGAGCGAACCGGAGGTGGTGCAGGAGGACCTGCTGCTGTCTGAGCTGTCGGGGCTGCAGGAGGTGGAGCTGTGGAGGGTCCACTGGTGTCTCAGTCAGGCCGTCCTGCAGGACTTCCCCCCCATCCCCCCACTCTGGCTCCAGTCCGCCCAGTCCGACCACGCCATCAGCATCACCAAAACCATGCTGAAGTGTTACCATGAGGAGGGGGCGCTGACGATGTTGGCGGCGGTCCTGACAATGATCGGCCGAGACGATCGGGTCTGCCACCTCCACCACACCGCAGACCCACCAAGACCTAGACTGACTCCAAAACGTGATCCAGACTTTGTGAAAACTCAGCGCCGGAAGCTGATCAGCATGATGCAGTGGCCAGATGCCGTCCTGGATGCCCTGCAGGACTACAGGATCCTGAACACTGCTAACAGGGAGGCCGTCGACATCTATGCAGTCCGCCGGGACAAAAACCGGGCTCTGGTGGACCTGGTTCTGAGGAAGGGGGACGAAGCCCAGGAGGCGTTCTACCAGGCCCTCAGCCAATCGGAGCCGTTCTTACTGCAGGAGCTGGAAGATGATCCAATCCTGGACAAG AATCCCTCAGAGACGTCTGTCCTCACAGAGATGCTGGAGCTTCTGGTCTCAGACGAGCTCCGGTCTTTCCAGTGGTTGGTCAGTGATCACATGACTGGAGGAAGTCGCCCTTGCGTTGGTGGAGAGCAGCTGGAGCGCGCGGACAGGCCGACAACGCAGAGACTTCTGCGACAACACTTCGGACCCAAACAGGCGGAGAGGGTCGCAAAGGACGTCCTGCTGAAGATCGTCCCGACGCTCA CTGTTTGTCTTCGGGGAGACGCAGTGATCTCACAGAGCTCGTCAGACATCAGAGTGGAGACAAACGCAGACACAGTG GTTGAGATCACACCGGAAGTCCTCGACGACGGCAACATGTTCAG GTTGCGTTGCTGGAAGTCCGGTGTTTTCCGCTGCAGTGTGACTGGTCTGCAGTTGGAGGGTTTCGGGGACGTGGTCTATGAGACGGTTCCCTGGGACGTGAACTTCCTGTCTTCTAAAGGTCTGAGGCCGGCCGGGCCGCTGTTCAGGTTCACCAAGCTGACAGGAAGTTTCCACCGACTCCACCTGCCGCACTGCCAGCTGCTCTCAG ATGGCGGTCAGCACTTCCTGTCTGTAGCCCACGTCACTGGGGACAGCGTGGACTTCATCACTCCTGGTCAGGTGACGGAGGATCACGCGATCGTCGACGTCTCAGGCTTCTCGTGCTTTGGACTGGTGATGTCGGCGGCGCCCGGCACTGCGATCAGGGGCATCGTGCTGCTCTTCTCTGTGCTGAACGACTGCTCGCTGTTCGTCCTGCTGCTGCCCAGGAACGTCTGCATCGCTCAG GTGATGAAGGAGTGGAAGCGACGGATCAGAGCCGAGTATGTGGAAACAATACACGACTGTGAGCTTATCCCAAATCAGACGTACAAACTGAGTGGAGAGCCTGTCACTTTCATCCAGCCAGAG AGTTCAAAGTTCGTGAACTTCAGCGACTACAACAACTTCCTGCCGTCGTTTCAGGTGCAGCTGGCGGCCGGCGTCAGGAGggtggagctgcagctgatGAGTCATGTGGCTCCGCTCcgtctgattggctggctgtTCGGCTCCACGGAGTCTGTGGTGTGGAGCCAAGTCGTCCATCTGAGAG cagctgcgCTCTGCACCGAAG TCTGTGTCTCAGAGTCGGATGTGACCCTCCTGCTGCTCAACACGCTGAACTCACTCACGTCGGAGGATTTAAAAACCTTCCAGCGTCTCCTGAGTCTGCAGACTGATCCGATCCCCGTCAGCCGGCTGGAGGCAGCAGACAGGACCAGAACCGTGGACTTGATGGTCCAGCAGTACCACGCTGAGGGGGCCAAGGAGGTCACTGAGAAGATCCTGAGGACATTGAACTACAACCAGCTGGCTGACGACCTGCAGAGGAACTCATCGATCTGa
- the LOC122878302 gene encoding uncharacterized protein LOC122878302 isoform X3 yields the protein MGNVLKTGHGFGQTLMTRASVKTWKSEPEVVQEDLLLSELSGLQEVELWRVHWCLSQAVLQDFPPIPPLWLQSAQSDHAISITKTMLKCYHEEGALTMLAAVLTMIGRDDRVCHLHHTADPPRPRLTPKRDPDFVKTQRRKLISMMQWPDAVLDALQDYRILNTANREAVDIYAVRRDKNRALVDLVLRKGDEAQEAFYQALSQSEPFLLQELEDDPILDKNPSETSVLTEMLELLVSDELRSFQWLVSDHMTGGSRPCVGGEQLERADRPTTQRLLRQHFGPKQAERVAKDVLLKIVPTLTVCLRGDAVISQSSSDIRVETNADTVVEITPEVLDDGNMFRLRCWKSGVFRCSVTGLQLEGFGDVVYETVPWDVNFLSSKGLRPAGPLFRFTKLTGSFHRLHLPHCQLLSDGGQHFLSVAHVTGDSVDFITPGQVTEDHAIVDVSGFSCFGLVMSAAPGTAIRGIVLLFSVLNDCSLFVLLLPRNVCIAQVMKEWKRRIRAEYVETIHDCELIPNQTYKLSGEPVTFIQPESSKFVNFSDYNNFLPSFQVQLAAGVRRVELQLMSHVAPLRLIGWLFGSTESVVWSQVVHLRAAALCTEGNINTNAPSSY from the exons ATGGGTAATGTGTTGAAGACGGGTCATGGCTTTGGTCAGACCTTGATGACACGAGCGAGTGTTAAGACCTGGAAGAGCGAACCGGAGGTGGTGCAGGAGGACCTGCTGCTGTCTGAGCTGTCGGGGCTGCAGGAGGTGGAGCTGTGGAGGGTCCACTGGTGTCTCAGTCAGGCCGTCCTGCAGGACTTCCCCCCCATCCCCCCACTCTGGCTCCAGTCCGCCCAGTCCGACCACGCCATCAGCATCACCAAAACCATGCTGAAGTGTTACCATGAGGAGGGGGCGCTGACGATGTTGGCGGCGGTCCTGACAATGATCGGCCGAGACGATCGGGTCTGCCACCTCCACCACACCGCAGACCCACCAAGACCTAGACTGACTCCAAAACGTGATCCAGACTTTGTGAAAACTCAGCGCCGGAAGCTGATCAGCATGATGCAGTGGCCAGATGCCGTCCTGGATGCCCTGCAGGACTACAGGATCCTGAACACTGCTAACAGGGAGGCCGTCGACATCTATGCAGTCCGCCGGGACAAAAACCGGGCTCTGGTGGACCTGGTTCTGAGGAAGGGGGACGAAGCCCAGGAGGCGTTCTACCAGGCCCTCAGCCAATCGGAGCCGTTCTTACTGCAGGAGCTGGAAGATGATCCAATCCTGGACAAG AATCCCTCAGAGACGTCTGTCCTCACAGAGATGCTGGAGCTTCTGGTCTCAGACGAGCTCCGGTCTTTCCAGTGGTTGGTCAGTGATCACATGACTGGAGGAAGTCGCCCTTGCGTTGGTGGAGAGCAGCTGGAGCGCGCGGACAGGCCGACAACGCAGAGACTTCTGCGACAACACTTCGGACCCAAACAGGCGGAGAGGGTCGCAAAGGACGTCCTGCTGAAGATCGTCCCGACGCTCA CTGTTTGTCTTCGGGGAGACGCAGTGATCTCACAGAGCTCGTCAGACATCAGAGTGGAGACAAACGCAGACACAGTG GTTGAGATCACACCGGAAGTCCTCGACGACGGCAACATGTTCAG GTTGCGTTGCTGGAAGTCCGGTGTTTTCCGCTGCAGTGTGACTGGTCTGCAGTTGGAGGGTTTCGGGGACGTGGTCTATGAGACGGTTCCCTGGGACGTGAACTTCCTGTCTTCTAAAGGTCTGAGGCCGGCCGGGCCGCTGTTCAGGTTCACCAAGCTGACAGGAAGTTTCCACCGACTCCACCTGCCGCACTGCCAGCTGCTCTCAG ATGGCGGTCAGCACTTCCTGTCTGTAGCCCACGTCACTGGGGACAGCGTGGACTTCATCACTCCTGGTCAGGTGACGGAGGATCACGCGATCGTCGACGTCTCAGGCTTCTCGTGCTTTGGACTGGTGATGTCGGCGGCGCCCGGCACTGCGATCAGGGGCATCGTGCTGCTCTTCTCTGTGCTGAACGACTGCTCGCTGTTCGTCCTGCTGCTGCCCAGGAACGTCTGCATCGCTCAG GTGATGAAGGAGTGGAAGCGACGGATCAGAGCCGAGTATGTGGAAACAATACACGACTGTGAGCTTATCCCAAATCAGACGTACAAACTGAGTGGAGAGCCTGTCACTTTCATCCAGCCAGAG AGTTCAAAGTTCGTGAACTTCAGCGACTACAACAACTTCCTGCCGTCGTTTCAGGTGCAGCTGGCGGCCGGCGTCAGGAGggtggagctgcagctgatGAGTCATGTGGCTCCGCTCcgtctgattggctggctgtTCGGCTCCACGGAGTCTGTGGTGTGGAGCCAAGTCGTCCATCTGAGAG cagctgcgCTCTGCACCGAAGGTAACATCAACACAAACGCACCTTCATCTTATTAA